The window CGCTTCCGCAGCAGTTGAAGCCGCTGCTTAAGCTCCCAGGGTTTTCGAATATTCTGACATAATTCTGAGAACAAAAATGTCTTTCATATCTAAGTCTCGGTTCTGATACAGACTACTCAAGGACATCCTGTTGATGTCCgacacttttctttttccctctctctttcattttgTGTGTGGCGCAACGGACtcattgttattattatttcgcacatttttcttatactataaaagggGTCACAGTTTACTCTTTGGTTTGTGGTGTACAAGTAGTCACCAACATGGATGAGCAAATCgaaggatggagagaaggCTTAGCTGATTTGTTCTTCTACGAGCCGCTCTGTTGAGTGGCGTGAGAACGTCTTGGGTGAAGGAAAGGagtactgctagtagtattgGGTGTTTCAACCTAGCATGCACAACACACGGGAAAGAAATGAGATGTGGAGTGACTGCGGTATCTGAGGGGGGCGCACACCCGAGGAGATGAGACATATGTATTTGTTGATTCGCGCTGCTCGATCTTTTCTAGGGGTGGTGATTGTTACTGCCGGGGTCAAAGGATGCTTGGTTGGGAGGGGAAGGATAGGTTAGCATGCTTTTTTCGCGTTGAGAATCAAAGCTCTATTTAGTTTATGAAATCCAGCGTGGTAAGATGATCAATTGGCCTGTATGTATACAAGGATGCGCAAGTGTGTGAGAGGAGCTCATTCCATAATGTGGCCTGTCATTTGTAAAACTGCTAAGCGGGTAAATTCTGTTATACAAGTATAAGTGCATCTCTGGTTGTCACGCATACCCTTATTGTACCAAAGTGAGTGTAAATTTGTGTTAACCTACTGTACCCAGTTGTTTTCTACCGCCTCTACCACTTCTACCGCCTCGATTACATGTATTATAACGGACATCCTTATCTATTTAGCGTTCTTATTCCTATTTGTGTATGATATTTCATTTGTGTTATtcaatttttattatctGGTCCCTCATGCTTAAGTATATAGAAAGGCTCCAAACCGAGATTGGGCATACGAGATATCAGCGCGTGATGTTGTTGGAATAACTCGAGAAAGCACACTAGCAGCTTTAAACTAGATACTGGAAATTTTGATATTATATAACCACCCAGGCTTAAGCATCGTTTCGTTACCATACTTGAGAACACGATGCCTAAACTTGCCACAAGTAAGTAGCCCGACCTTGTAATTCTAAGAGCGACTGTAGAGACACAGTGTTTATACTGTATTTATGCACTGTATAACGAACGTGTTTCTGCCAAATCGCGCTCCGCTCGACGTTTGACGACCACAAGCCCTTTAAGTGCAGCCAGCTTCTTGCTGCATAAGCGATTTCTTTCATTAAGATACATATACCAAAGGCCAAAATGTCCACTGAAGATCCTCAAAGCACTTTCACCCAGGAAGATCACCAGGTAAGCGAAGAAAAGTTCTGAGCTTTCACCGCGTTCTAAGCCTCACGTTCTAATATTCTTGAACCATATATAGGTGGCCTTCATCTTTAATCCGGAAGAGAATGAAGCTCCACGCCGAGAGAGGCCCTCAAAAAGGCGGAAAACTGCCAAGAGGGCTGCAGCAATCGAAAATGAAGCACAGCAGGATGAGGACAGTTCATCATCGTGGTTCACTCCCTTGCTTAGTGGTGCGGAGAGCATGGCTTGCGTGCAGCGACGGCAGCGGCTTCTTGACGAGAATTGGGCGGTGGTTGATGCTCGTATCAAGGTATCATGCGTCACTCGAACTGGGATGGCTGAAATAAGCTTGCTGATGAAATGGGTAGAATATTTTGAGAGACTCCAACTCTGCGACTCTGGAGGACGTGTCGCGATTTGTGACTGAAGCAGAATCAGAGTGGTGAGGATTGCTAGCCCCCCTTTGTCCCTCTAattctttttcattcttttctccccccccccccccccccccctctttgCCTCCTGGAAAGAATCATATGCGTATTTCAAATCTCAGAATTGGTTCTAATCTAATGAAATCGTAGTGGCGATAAGATACCCTCTGCTTTTATCATTACAGGCCCCAACATCGCCTCTCAAGATTTACTCTTCGAACAGCTGTCGGACTCACTTCAGAAGACATCACAGAGCAAATTCATTAGGCTACGGTCTTCGGAAGCGACCAACTTGAAGAATGCTCTGAAGAAGATTATTCAAGATGCAACGTCGCAGACGCTGGTCGTTGACGGCGAGGAAGACTTGCAAGTTGGGCAAGGCTCAAATCGGCGCTATCTGCCGTATGACCTTGAGGCATTGCATGAATTCTTGGGCCATCAGCCTCACGAGAATGTCTTTGTCGCATTTCAGGATTCTGAAGGGTTTGACAGCGGCTTACTATCCGATATCATTACTTTGCTTAGGTATGCGGATGAAATCATGTTTCggggacgagaagaagatctCTGTTTGCTAATATTAGGCATACATACAGCTCATGGCGACCGCAGATcccttttactttactatttgGAATTGCTACGTCAATTGATCTACTGGAAAACCGCCTGTTGAAGTCGGCGTGCCGCCTGATATACGGTGCGCAGTTTGATTGCGTACAGACAGACACCATCTTGGAGAATGTCTTCAAAGGAGCGGTGATATCCAGCGATGTCCCCCTTAGGCTAGGACCGCAGATCTTGAGGAGCATGCTTGATCGCCAACGGGACCATATGGCTGGTATTCAGGCATTCATAAGCTCTTTGAAGGTGAGATTGATCTGCGACTAAAAATAGACAAGACGAATGGCCTTGAGGCTGACGACAGCAGTACATTTATATGTGCCATTTTTACGCCAACGCCCTCAGCGTCTTACTGGCCCCAGAGGTTGAAGGAGGGGGAGAAATCCTACAGGCCGAGCACATCGAGGCACTGAGGCATCTCCCCTCGTTTCGCAACGAGGTGGAGAAGGCCGTTGGGCTCGCAACCACCGACAGCCTTCAACATGCTCGCTCACTTTTAGAGGACGACGAATATCTCCTCTCACAGGCCCAAGCTAGTAACGACTGCCGACAAAGCTGGATGGATGGCCACCTGCGCTCACTCCTCGTTAGGGAAGCTGCAGGAGCAATCCAGCCCCCACTCTCGCGGGCGTATGTCGACTCCCTCTCTACGACGCATCCTGAATCAGGAAATGGTAGCCTAACAGAATATATCCGGCGTATGAGCATAGGCGCGCTTATTGGCACGCTGCGTCGGGTTATCTCTATATTTAAGGAAGGAGAGCCGAGCTTGCATCTCCAACCAGCGTCACAGGAGGAAGACGTCGCGCTACTAGGCTTCCTAGAAGAGACGCTATCACGCCTAGAACAGCTCGAATCAGACGCGGAAAGCGCAGGCATCACACTGCTCACCAAATATAGTAGCCAGAGCAAGGTGATGCGGACGACGGTTATTGCCCAGCGGGTCCAACTGAGTCGCGACTCTGCAGCCCTCCGCGATGAGGATAGGCAGTTGACAAACATCGTAGACGCAGTATCAGAACGGCTGACTCTACACATTAGGGCAAGCCGCCCCGAGAAGGTGCTGTTTTCAGAGACGTGGCTGTATGACAACAGGTCGCCTCTCCGGGATATTATGGTGCCACGGCCTCGGGTGACATTCAAGCGCAGCTTGGCGCGGCCGTACGACTATCTGGCTTGTAGCTGCTGCCGAGGCGGCGATGCAGAGGACGGTACCATGCAGGCGACACTTCCCGCCACGTCTATTCTATACCATTTGTATCTTGAGGCAGGCAGTTTGATCAATGTGGCAGATATGTGGTCAGCATTTTATGCCCTGGTGAGCGGGcataaagaggaagaggaggagagtgaGGAGCacgacaagcagcagcagcagcacgatGAGCGGACAGCTCTGGTCATGTTCTACCGAGGCCTGGCTGAGTTGAGAGCCATGGGATTCGTcaagagcagcaagaagaagacagacCACATTGCCAAGGTGAGATGGCTATGAAAGCGAACGAGCGAGGGAGCTGAGAAGGCCAAAATACTCGGCCTGAAGCTTAAACACGAAAGTATCACTAGCATTACGTGGCTATTAGATTTATGAAAAGAATGCGTCCCGGCAGCATGGAACCATGGGAAAGTCAGGGCACTCGTGACAAGCACAAGAGAATAGGACTGGAATGTACAGTTGAAGCCAACACTTGCCAAGTCCCAACCAGATTTCAGGATTAGCCGGTACTAGGAGACGGCTGGcgctttcattttttttagcccTTCACTAGGAtggcgcttcttctcccagaGACTAGAATCGCGCCTTTCAAGCCACGTGCGGCTGATGGAGTAAGAGAGATTGGACGGCTCAGCTAAGGCACATACCAAGCCCAGACGCCTTTCATTCTCTCCTGACTTGACCGGGAGCGGAAGTGGCGAGCTGGCGAATACCAAGCACTACGGTCTACTGAATAGGGCGAAGCAATGGCGGTGGCAGTGATACTGGATGGATGAGTGTTAAAGCAATCTCGTGATATACCTACCAAAGCGCGAGCACCGAGCCGTGAGTctgcctacctacctatggAATACTGGTGCGTACTTGTACATGCAGCTCTGCGACTAGTAGCCGCGAGGCGAGAGACAGGTGGAGTGACAAGGGTATCGGACGTTTCATTGGAGTGTTTTGGCTTGGTGTGGGATGGGTCACTAGCAATTTATACGACGTCAAGCGAGCCGTGAATCTGGTCCAAATCGAGGAGGGTGATCTTTAGCTCCTGAAGAAAATGCTGCTCCATAGGTAGCAGCAGGTTGGTTATATGAGCACAACCTAGCATATACAAgtatagtaggtatatacGTTTGATACAATGACCATGTCCAAGTACCCTTTACTTGCTATTCACAATGTCTCACGCAtcaaaagttttttttttgaaacaTGGAACAGAGGTCCGTAGGATTCAATGCCTTGATACCCAAACGCCGCCTCGTGCATAGATGGCGTACCCCAGGCTTGGTACGCTGGAGCGCGATATATGTGATGTAACGCGCATGGGAAACGGGAAGTGGGGGaacgaggacgaagatgtAAGGGAAGCAAAATCGAACGAGtcaagtttaaaaaaaaaaagaaaaagaaaaagaaaaaaaaaaaaggcgagtgtctttttctttctcccctTGCTTGAGCCAGAGCGGCGTGGTATGGTGGCTTGTTTCTATTTTCTGCTCATGGCTTATACCTATCTCGAGTAAGCCTGGAAAAAAGgcataaacaaaaaagaaaaagggctgagagctgaaaaagaaaagaaacaaaaaaaaaaaaaaatagacgGAAGGGCGGTATGTAAGGGGCGGTCTGTGCgaaatactactgctaacGAGTGCCGagtatctatctatctataccTGACTTGTGCATGCCTGTAGGGTTTTGCAGACAAGTACCGATCATGCTCGGCAGCGGTGGAGGAGAAAATGGAGATTTGCTACTGCCGGTATGTATGCCGCCATTGTGTGCTGCGATGCAATAAATTACAGATGATTTCGGGTCATAGTTTGCTAATGTTTGGGCTTGGTGAGAATGAAACATAGTCGTGTACAACGTTAATACGTGCTTTGTAATTGACCAAGCAAAACTGTCTCGGAAGGAAAATGGAAATTTTTTCATCGAGTCGGGTCCGAAAGAAAAAGTTTCGGATTTGGCTGCGAGTGCTTTCCGCATGTCTTGTTTGCCTTCCTGGTTTGAATGAAATATACCTACGTACGGAGTGCGTGTATTATACAATTACATtaggggagagagaaagagggggggggACCCTGTTTCTGGAGCTGAATGTCACTCAGCACGACGCGGAAATTTATCTTGTAATACTGGGAGGGGCGTGTGTGTCGCAGAATGAATCACATTACGATATACCACTCGTTGCTGGGTGATAGCCGTCATGTTTGCTCCATTTCAtcattatcttttttttttttttttattaatccgACGGACTGCGGTGAAAATGTTTAGGTCGGTAAGATGTTGTGCGCGTTTTGTCTCTGTTTACGGATGCATGGGTTTTGTATCTATGCAAACGAGAGCAGATTCGTGGGAGGCTGGTGGTTCCACCAAGCTGGGGCTGGGAATTTGAGACATGTaagatgagaagagagagaggtggtggtgatgggtAAAAGAAAAGTGACGACAGCGGTGGTATTGGTTACGGAGAAGAATCTCACCTGAGCGGTGCCATACGTGGTATACGTGGACATGCATTAGCAACTGGGCATGGCAAGCTGGCGATGCTACGCATTTTCGGGCTACTGATGCCGCGGAAGTCGTTTGccattgttgctgctgttgattaGGATTAGTTGCCAGCATTGCGATCATCACTCGACTAACACTCGACTAACACTAACAGCCAGCCTAGTCGTCGAGCATAACACCCGATATTGCTGCTGGCTAGCACTGCTACCTAGTATGTAGAATATGGCTCCATCTGCAGCCACGCATAATCACACGCCTGCCAGTGGGCAAGGCCTCCATCGTGCAAGATATACGGTGTAAGGGCTCTTCCAAAAGACATGATCCATGGACGTGAATAGCTTCTCATGCATATGTCGACTGACTCAAGCTGAGTTTTGCGTCTCGCACCCAACTACagagtagtagtactagcatCATGGCCTAGCAGCAATTCCAGCTCGCTGCGACTCTATAATAAGCACCAGTGTCCACAATGACTCTTGACGTTTTGCtgccctgcagcagctaaACCCGGCAGCGATTTATTTATTGTCTCTGCTAGCATGTCTTGTATGTGACACACGCAGCTTTTAGTACGCCGGTGGGCTGAGCGGCTATGCCGTAGAGAGCCTGTACGTGCAAGCGGGAGGCATGGGTTGCTGCCTTTctgtttcttcctcctcttctgtttGTTCCCCTACCAGGGATCTTTTGCAGTGGGCCAACTGTTTGTTTTctggaaacaaaaaagagtCATCTCTGGATCCAAACAATCCATGTAATTTCACGCTGGCTACGGATTGGCGGAGCTCCATGGGCTCCTTGCGGTTGGACAAGACGGTGCCAAGTAAGGAAAGGTAGTACATGCGTTGTCGATCATGTTATCTGTATTACTCTAGTTCGTGATCAGACGACCGGCTTTGCGAGCGAGTCTCGCTTTGGCTCGGGAGAATGGCACAGCTCCAATGGCAGTAACTGGGCGCGAGAATCCAGTAGCGCGAGAGCCAGCCAAGATAACGGATTGGACGCTGTTTAATGCGAGTGCTTATGACTATCAGACACCGTCCGCAGGGAGAAGAGCAGTAGTCTCCCATGCATGCAAGGACTCGGGTGCTCAGTGGCAAGGAGGCTCTATTTGTGTCTGGCGGCCACATGGCTGGGCGGCCTAGAAGCCCATGTGCCACCGATCCTTTGACATGATGGGCTTTGTGTAGATCGCGCGCGCGCAGGGCACCAACTGCATGCAAGCATAACCTGTTATTCGGGCACCAGGTAGCATTTACTGCACAACGAAGCAGCTTCGCCGGTTCGGTAATCAAAAAcggaaaagcaaagagaagggaagggAGAGAAGCATAGCGCCAGGTAGCAACCGAAAATAGCTGCTCCATGTACCGTACTCAGTGCCGGCCCAGCATTCCAGCCCAAAGCACCGGCTCGCCGTGGACCTGGCCGCTGTCTCGCCTATttggtctcttcttctgcttgctTCCTTCGGCGTACTTTAGGCAATTTGAGAC is drawn from Trichoderma asperellum chromosome 4, complete sequence and contains these coding sequences:
- a CDS encoding uncharacterized protein (BUSCO:EOG092D1B2T), with translation MSTEDPQSTFTQEDHQVAFIFNPEENEAPRRERPSKRRKTAKRAAAIENEAQQDEDSSSSWFTPLLSGAESMACVQRRQRLLDENWAVVDARIKNILRDSNSATLEDVSRFVTEAESECGDKIPSAFIITGPNIASQDLLFEQLSDSLQKTSQSKFIRLRSSEATNLKNALKKIIQDATSQTLVVDGEEDLQVGQGSNRRYLPYDLEALHEFLGHQPHENVFVAFQDSEGFDSGLLSDIITLLSSWRPQIPFTLLFGIATSIDLLENRLLKSACRLIYGAQFDCVQTDTILENVFKGAVISSDVPLRLGPQILRSMLDRQRDHMAGIQAFISSLKYIYMCHFYANALSVLLAPEVEGGGEILQAEHIEALRHLPSFRNEVEKAVGLATTDSLQHARSLLEDDEYLLSQAQASNDCRQSWMDGHLRSLLVREAAGAIQPPLSRAYVDSLSTTHPESGNGSLTEYIRRMSIGALIGTLRRVISIFKEGEPSLHLQPASQEEDVALLGFLEETLSRLEQLESDAESAGITLLTKYSSQSKVMRTTVIAQRVQLSRDSAALRDEDRQLTNIVDAVSERLTLHIRASRPEKVLFSETWLYDNRSPLRDIMVPRPRVTFKRSLARPYDYLACSCCRGGDAEDGTMQATLPATSILYHLYLEAGSLINVADMWSAFYALVSGHKEEEEESEEHDKQQQQHDERTALVMFYRGLAELRAMGFVKSSKKKTDHIAKVRWL